The window CGGATGCGGCGGGCGGTGGCGTTCCAGTCAGGCACCGGGACTCTCCAGCAGGCGACGTGAGGCGGCGATGACTTCTGCGCTCGAAATGGCAAGCAATCCCTGGTCGGCACGCGACACATGTGCGTATGAGGTACGGCTCGCTGCGCTGCGCAACACCTCGCTGCGCGTGCCGAACGGACCGTTGCGGGCGGGGTCAGTCGGACCGAAGAGCGCCACTACCGGCACGCCCAGCGCGGCTGCGAGATGCAACGGTCCGCTATCGCCGCCGACGAAGAGACGCGCACGGCGAGTGAGCGCGATCAATTGCCCGAGAGCCGGACTCACGATCTGAGCCGTGCCGCGACTGGCGGTCACCACTTTCTGGGCCAATTCTTCCTCGCCCGGACCGGCGTTCACCAGCGAGTACAATCCGGCTTGGGCGAGCGCACGAGCCACTTCGCCGTATCGCTCGGCGGGCCAAAGCTTGGCGCCCCAGCCGGCACCCGGGTTCAGCAGGGCGAAGCCGGAAATGCCCCGGATATTCAACAGGCCCTCGCACCAGGTTTGCGATTCGGGATCGCGGGGCAGTTCGGCAGGCGGTGGGGAGCCGAGCGTGCCGCCGGTGAGCGTCGCGACCAGCGAAAGGTAGCGCTCGACGACGTGTGTTCCCCGTGCTTCCAGGCTGCGCGTGTAGAAGACCGCGGCGGCGCGCTCTTTGGGTTGCGCGAATCCGATCCGGCGGCGGGCGCCGCTAAGCTTCGCGACCAGCGCCGACTTCATCAGACCTTGCAGGTCGAGCGCGATTTCGTAGCGGGCGGCGCGCACTTCGGACAGCTCGGTGCGCGCAGCCTTCCAGGTTGACGGAGACGCCGGAGTCTTGCGCAGCGCGCGCGTGTCGAGCACATGCAGGGCATCGACGAGAGGCCGCGATGGGCTGCGCGGGCCGATGCGCGGCGTTCCGGCGGCGCACAGCAGTTCCTGCCAGCGCGGCTCGACCACCCATCCGATGGTGGCGGCGGGGAAGGCGCGTCGCAGGGCGGCGGCGGCGGGCAGTCCGTGGATGACGTCGCCC of the Terriglobales bacterium genome contains:
- a CDS encoding glycosyltransferase family 9 protein; translation: MERILIVRLGAMGDVIHGLPAAAALRRAFPAATIGWVVEPRWQELLCAAGTPRIGPRSPSRPLVDALHVLDTRALRKTPASPSTWKAARTELSEVRAARYEIALDLQGLMKSALVAKLSGARRRIGFAQPKERAAAVFYTRSLEARGTHVVERYLSLVATLTGGTLGSPPPAELPRDPESQTWCEGLLNIRGISGFALLNPGAGWGAKLWPAERYGEVARALAQAGLYSLVNAGPGEEELAQKVVTASRGTAQIVSPALGQLIALTRRARLFVGGDSGPLHLAAALGVPVVALFGPTDPARNGPFGTRSEVLRSAASRTSYAHVSRADQGLLAISSAEVIAASRRLLESPGA